One part of the Vicia villosa cultivar HV-30 ecotype Madison, WI linkage group LG6, Vvil1.0, whole genome shotgun sequence genome encodes these proteins:
- the LOC131609668 gene encoding uncharacterized protein LOC131609668 — protein MFGNKVLLTYKRKRKSQSGSFVHGNRCQNSVCEDSLDCSLTKRVKHNKLTDEKISEKHEEKAMDTSDGKNPCFGSIKQPDESSSIPVQKSGGLEAGQLGNHDETERVITTKESSLTKHPCAGRLGNHDETERVITTKESSLTKHPCEDSSKKDVDELPPIVKPSQNDCDTQKNSSGDENSYIECDDGSNKNNIPPSVELDARNVINVINSEASITREISAACADESLVLKKSTDRFTESPSKDNSGNLSDCKVTKTNLTRPLKTYQCYKRKKCTNGTDKKSNSLLEKENIPVLAKWSMLANANLSSSDGSSCDECPLNNVPDLNQTQTQDDTSSRSCSRIFPTDLNLSTELSKRGELHWTREKVRNADTPCTSGVVSETCMAHLGEQLRHGEDMVKTDSHMAGTEVPSQSSQVHKEVQHLDKDCQGVSIIDDSRDLCPGSTTADQELEEFQPSVKGHQPQSSDLPPNSAEEHAIDLNLVADKHSLHLGMKTLVAKSDSTSSRSAIVENQVTQLDFLSSSNTKLISEGKTIEDVCSSITQSQSGGCMMLDERTNVKQTKTDQLKHMPNVSLSLGLSLPTELETGGCDSSNCLPTLPLFNLTAGTRDIVHDGLCQSSTNRKPLLLRHKALLDNIVSKTRALNVRGNFQENLKPHPIMWSEEELDFLWIGVRRHGRGNWDAMLRDPRLRFSPLRKPWDLAERWEEEQSKLLKDISVPHFMHPNAERAAAEAAMQGNYYFVDHKSGPWGQNPIEDTNLSPEDVFSHKESSHLKRSLAMPFLLSNPAARGPAPMIHSRRTSYNSNMDKYELGFFNSPGSLSISKDNSYSDDYPFNCSNAKNNLPLWLREAINTPPRSREQNPSADHCFDAGGSKACFLPQSQSSALKTNDVHISNASHSSTYSRRKYGMLKMNKSLEHHARKQDDLIVIDSDSSSEETVSDDHRANMKI, from the exons ATGTTTGGCAACAAGGTACTTCTAACCTACAAAAGAAAACGGAAATCTCAAAGTGGCAGTTTCGTCCATGGAAATCGTTGCCAAAATTCAGTTTGTGAAGATTCCCTTGATTGTTCTTTAACTAAACGAGTTAAACACAACAAGCTAACTGATGAGAAGATATCCGAAAAACATGAAGAAAAGGCAATG GATACTAGTGATGGAAAAAACCCGTGCTTTGGAAGCATCAAACAGCCGGATGAGTCATCATCAATTCCAGTTCAAAAGTCAGGTGGACTGGAAGCAGGGCAGCTTGGAAATCATGATGAAACAGAGAGGGTAATTACTACGAAGGAATCATCTTTAACGAAACATCCATGTGCAGGGCGGCTTGGAAATCATGATGAAACAGAGAGGGTAATTACTACGAAGGAATCATCTTTAACGAAACATCCATGTGAGGATAGCTCAAAGAAGGATGTTGATGAATTACCCCCAATAGTGAAGCCTTCACAAAATGATTGCGACACGCAGAAAAATTCTTCTGGAGATGAAAACTCTTACATTGAATGTGACGATGGTTCTAATAAAAACAATATTCCACCCTCAGTTGAGTTGGATGCTAGGAATGTTATCAATGTAATCAACTCAGAAGCATCAATTACAAGAGAAATCAGTGCTGCATGTGCCGATGAATCTCTTGTTTTGAAAAAGTCTACAGATAGATTTACTGAGTCACCCTCCAAAGATAATTCTGGGAACCTATCTGATTGTAAGGTAACAAAGACCAACTTGACCAGACCATTAAAAACCTATCAATGTTACAAAAGAAAAAAGTGTACGAATGGGACTGATAAGAAAAGCAATTCATTGCTTGAGAAGGAAAACATTCCAGTTCTAGCCAAGTGGAGCATGCTTGCAAATGCTAATCTTTCTTCTAGCGATGGATCATCTTGTGACGAATGTCCTTTAAACAATGTACCTGACCTTAATCAAACTCAGACGCAAGATGATACATCTTCTAGAAGCTGTTCTAGGATTTTTCCCACAGACCTTAATCTATCGACAGAGCTTTCTAAAAGAGGGGAGCTTCATTGGACTCGAGAAAAG GTGAGAAATGCTGACACTCCATGTACTAGTGGAGTTGTTTCTGAAACCTG TATGGCACACTTGGGAGAGCAACTGCGTCATGGAGAAGACATGGTGAAAACTGACTCTCACATGGCTGGAACAGAAGTTCCAAGCCAGAGTTCTCAGGTGCACAAGGAAGTCCAACATCTTGATAAGGATTGCCAAGGAGTCTCTATCATTGATGATTCTAGAGATCTCTGTCCTGGTTCCACAACTGCTGACCAAGAACTAGAGGAGTTCCAACCCTCTGTGAAAGGGCACCAACCTCAGAGTAGTGACCTGCCCCCTAACTCTGCAG AAGAGCACGCTATTGATTTGAACCTTGTTGCTGACAAGCATTCGCTTCACTTGGGGATGAAAACTCTTGTAGCCAAATCTGACTCTACAAGCAGTAGATCTGCCATTGTCGAAAATCAAGTAACTCAGCTGGACTTTTTAAGCTCTAGCAATACAAAG CTGATTTCAGAAGGAAAGACTATTGAGGACGTCTGTTCAAGTATTACTCAATCTCAATCAGGTGGTTGCATGATGTTGGATGAAAGAACGAATGTTAAACAAACTAAAACTGATCAACTAAAACACATGCCGAACGTTTCTCTTTCTTTGGGTTTGTCTCTACCCACGGAGCTTGAAACTGGGGGTTGTGATTCCTCTAACTGTTTGCCTACATTGCCTCTTTTTAATTTAACCGCCGGAACTAGAGATATTGTCCATGATGGATTATGTCAGTCTTCAACCAACCGGAAGCCATTGCTTCTCAGGCACAAGGCATTGCTTGACAACATCGTAAGCAAAACAAGAGCTTTAAATGTAAGAGGCAACTTTCAAGAAAATCTCAAGCCACACCCTATAATGTGGTCTGAAGAGGAATTAGATTTTCTCTGGATTGGTGTGAGGAGGCATGGTAGGGGAAATTGGGATGCTATGCTTAGGGATCCAAGATTGCGGTTTTCACCATTAAGGAAACCATGGGACCTCGCTGAGAGGTGGGAGGAGGAACAATCAAAACTTCTGAAAGATATTAGTGTTCCACACTTCATGCATCCAAATGCAGAGAGGGCGGCGGCAGAAGCAGCCATGCAAGGAAACTATTACTTCGTAGATCACAAATCAGGTCCTTGGGGACAAAATCCAATAGAGGATACTAATCTATCTCCTGAAGATGTATTTTCTCATAAGGAAAGCAGCCACTTGAAGAGATCTCTTGCCATGCCATTTCTTCTAAGTAACCCCGCTGCACGCGGTCCTGCGCCAATGATTCACTCCAGAAGAACTTCTTACAACAGCAACATGGATAAGTATGAATTGGGATTTTTCAATTCTCCCGGAAGCTTGAGTATTTCCAAGGATAATTCTTATTCGGATGATTACCCATTTAATTGTTCAAATGCAAAGAATAATTTGCCACTCTGGCTTAGAGAAGCTATCAATACTCCTCCAAGGTCCAGAGAGCAAAATCCGTCTGCAGATCATTGCTTTGATGCTGGTGGTAGTAAGGCATGCTTTCTGCCTCAAAGTCAGTCGAGTGCTTTGAAGACAAATGATGTACACATATCAAATGCTTCTCACTCTTCAACCTATTCAAGAAGAAAATATGGGATGCTGAAAATGAACAAGTCTCTTGAACATCATGCCAGAAAACAAGATGACTTGATTGTTATTGATAGTGACTCATCTTCCGAAGAGACTGTATCTGACGATCACCGTGCCAACATGAAGATTTGA